The proteins below are encoded in one region of Fimbriimonadaceae bacterium:
- a CDS encoding alpha/beta hydrolase, protein MIPVRRYGQSGPVVVLVHGGPGAPGHMSGLAEDLADEFRVLEPFQRGSGEEPLSVARHVEDLHEVLSAVPRPVVMGSSWGAMLALATEGAHPGSSSGLVLVGSGTFDVEARAEMKRRLAEEATPRYRAILEAKARGAKPPLEESAEALFAMYTYDPIVSGMPGSEFDERANRESWDDMLRLQATGHYPQGFAAVRVPVLMLHGENDPHPGAMIRDSLLAVIPHLEYHEWPRCGHYPWVEREHRADFLDRVRQFVRRAAG, encoded by the coding sequence GTGATCCCTGTTCGCCGGTATGGCCAGAGCGGCCCCGTCGTGGTCTTGGTGCACGGCGGGCCGGGGGCGCCCGGGCACATGTCGGGCCTTGCCGAAGACCTGGCCGACGAGTTTCGCGTGCTTGAGCCTTTCCAGCGCGGGAGCGGGGAAGAGCCGCTGAGCGTCGCGCGGCACGTCGAGGACTTGCACGAAGTCTTGTCGGCGGTGCCTCGCCCCGTAGTCATGGGGTCCAGTTGGGGGGCGATGTTGGCGCTCGCGACGGAAGGGGCCCACCCCGGGTCTTCTTCAGGGTTGGTCTTAGTCGGGTCGGGAACGTTCGACGTCGAGGCGCGGGCCGAGATGAAGCGCCGGCTGGCGGAGGAAGCCACGCCGCGGTATCGCGCCATCCTTGAGGCCAAGGCGAGGGGCGCAAAGCCCCCGCTAGAGGAATCGGCGGAGGCCCTCTTCGCGATGTACACCTACGACCCGATCGTGAGCGGCATGCCGGGGTCGGAGTTCGACGAGCGGGCGAACCGCGAGTCTTGGGACGACATGCTCCGGCTCCAGGCGACGGGCCACTATCCGCAGGGGTTCGCGGCGGTCCGTGTCCCCGTCCTCATGCTGCACGGAGAGAACGACCCCCACCCGGGGGCGATGATCCGGGACAGTCTTCTCGCCGTCATCCCGCACCTTGAGTACCACGAGTGGCCGCGGTGCGGGCACTATCCGTGGGTCGAGCGGGAGCACCGCGCGGACTTCCTGGACCGGGTGCGGCAGTTCGTGCGGCGGGCCGCAGGCTAG
- a CDS encoding CHAD domain-containing protein, protein MGRDRLPKAVTKRARALVTAFEKASKHLSTEEGVHEARVALRRLRSLWRVAEALGDRKAERLRRKAGRTARALGDARELDVLAGRLAQEAGSHGLGELSATGWLDQIEAARCLALGKAEESVQRKRHAKWLESAKAWSKKKARLDLDQAALEVLVADHLAAIAAYREAATPDSLHQLRIRAKRLRYLLETLPGRSALVQQAIHDLTQVQDLLGEARDARAAAVGAERRGLSEYAKWLLGQASEDEERGLAASAKLVEDLSPRVALLV, encoded by the coding sequence ATGGGCCGCGACCGACTTCCCAAAGCCGTGACCAAGAGGGCGCGCGCCCTGGTCACGGCTTTCGAGAAAGCCTCGAAGCACCTTTCGACCGAGGAAGGGGTGCACGAGGCGCGGGTCGCGTTGCGCCGCCTCCGCTCGCTCTGGCGCGTGGCGGAAGCGCTCGGAGATCGAAAGGCGGAAAGGTTGCGGCGCAAAGCCGGGCGCACCGCCCGCGCCCTGGGCGACGCCCGCGAATTGGACGTCCTCGCCGGACGGCTAGCCCAGGAGGCCGGGAGCCACGGCCTGGGCGAGCTTTCCGCCACGGGTTGGCTCGACCAGATCGAGGCCGCCCGTTGCCTCGCGTTAGGCAAGGCGGAGGAGTCGGTACAGCGCAAGCGCCACGCAAAGTGGCTGGAGAGCGCGAAGGCTTGGAGCAAGAAGAAGGCCCGTCTCGACCTCGACCAGGCAGCCCTTGAAGTTCTGGTCGCCGACCACTTGGCTGCGATCGCCGCTTATCGAGAGGCGGCAACGCCGGACAGCCTCCACCAGCTGCGCATCCGCGCGAAGAGGCTCCGCTACCTGCTCGAGACTCTGCCCGGGCGCAGCGCCCTGGTCCAGCAGGCGATCCACGACCTGACCCAGGTGCAAGACCTCTTGGGCGAGGCCCGTGACGCCCGCGCCGCCGCCGTCGGCGCCGAAAGGCGGGGCCTGTCCGAATACGCGAAGTGGTTGCTGGGCCAAGCGTCGGAAGACGAAGAGCGGGGCCTGGCGGCCTCGGCAAAGCTGGTGGAAGACCTTTCGCCGCGCGTAGCGCTGCTGGTCTAG
- a CDS encoding YbhB/YbcL family Raf kinase inhibitor-like protein, with protein MRKASFSLVLACCLAGAQRYPADVEIVGHVLQPKPAAPTAERLKGLKMPDGFRLTKFAGLQNPRIICVNTDGTVYVSQREPGNVVMLKDTDGDGVADVQRVVFKRRQAHGLAIRNNRLYVVTIKELYSAPILPDGTLGPSQLHFDDLPDGGQHPNRTMAFSPDGDLMLSVGSTTNAAYEHNPELAALLRVNVSDMRRTVFASGLRNTIGFDWHPQSGRFFGFDHGIDWLGNDSQKEELNELLEDKRYGWPFIFEDGKQNPQDEPPTPYTMEWWAQNSESPLLTYDAHAAPMQFLFYRGTKFPEEFRGSGFATMRGSWNRNPPSGYEVVRVKFGADGTPGSIEPFLAGFLVKEGDSYHHLGRLVGLAEMPDGSLLLGDDTNNILYRLAYQEELQTMPDQAEVLAQTHGGETKFAVRSGSFADGGTIPELYTEYGEGRSPSLEWDAVPEGTQSIVIVCEDPDAHSPKPFGHWMAANLPPTMRSLPEGIKAGDRPAELQGIHGAGHASVVGYFGPKPPAGDPPHAYHFQVFALDKRLDLPPGFTKAALMKAMEGSVLGSGSVIGRFGRLSRTGG; from the coding sequence ATGAGAAAGGCATCTTTCAGTCTTGTCCTAGCCTGCTGTCTAGCAGGCGCACAGCGGTACCCGGCGGATGTCGAGATCGTTGGCCACGTCCTGCAACCCAAGCCGGCGGCGCCTACGGCGGAGCGGTTGAAGGGCCTCAAAATGCCGGACGGGTTCCGGCTGACCAAGTTTGCCGGTCTGCAGAACCCCCGGATCATCTGTGTCAACACAGACGGCACCGTTTATGTGAGCCAGCGCGAACCGGGCAACGTCGTGATGCTAAAGGACACGGACGGTGACGGTGTCGCCGACGTTCAGCGGGTAGTTTTCAAGCGCCGACAGGCGCACGGGCTCGCCATTCGCAACAACCGGCTCTATGTCGTCACCATCAAGGAGCTCTATTCAGCGCCGATCCTTCCGGACGGCACGCTTGGCCCGAGCCAGCTTCACTTCGACGACCTGCCCGACGGGGGCCAACACCCGAACCGCACGATGGCCTTCAGTCCGGACGGCGACCTCATGCTTTCGGTCGGTTCGACCACGAACGCCGCCTATGAGCACAACCCCGAGTTGGCCGCGCTCCTCCGCGTGAACGTCTCGGACATGCGCCGAACCGTGTTCGCGTCTGGGCTGCGGAACACGATCGGGTTCGACTGGCACCCCCAGTCGGGACGGTTCTTCGGCTTCGACCATGGCATCGACTGGCTGGGCAACGACTCCCAAAAAGAAGAGCTGAACGAGCTTCTCGAGGACAAGCGCTATGGGTGGCCGTTCATTTTCGAGGACGGCAAGCAGAACCCGCAAGACGAGCCGCCGACCCCTTACACGATGGAATGGTGGGCGCAGAACAGCGAGAGCCCGCTCCTGACCTATGACGCCCACGCCGCACCGATGCAGTTCCTCTTCTATCGCGGCACTAAGTTCCCGGAGGAGTTTCGGGGGTCCGGGTTCGCCACCATGCGCGGTTCTTGGAACCGCAACCCGCCCAGCGGCTATGAGGTCGTCCGCGTCAAGTTCGGAGCCGACGGCACGCCAGGCTCCATCGAACCGTTCCTCGCCGGCTTCCTCGTGAAGGAAGGCGATTCTTACCACCACTTAGGTCGGCTCGTGGGGTTGGCGGAGATGCCTGACGGCAGCCTCCTCCTTGGCGACGACACCAACAACATCCTCTACCGCCTCGCCTATCAGGAAGAGCTCCAAACCATGCCAGACCAAGCCGAAGTCCTCGCCCAGACCCACGGAGGGGAGACCAAGTTCGCCGTCCGTAGCGGCAGCTTTGCCGATGGGGGAACCATCCCCGAGCTGTACACTGAATATGGAGAGGGCCGCTCGCCTTCGCTCGAATGGGACGCGGTGCCGGAGGGCACCCAATCGATCGTCATCGTATGCGAGGACCCGGACGCCCATAGTCCGAAGCCGTTCGGCCATTGGATGGCCGCGAACCTCCCTCCCACGATGAGGAGCTTGCCCGAAGGCATCAAGGCCGGCGACCGGCCTGCGGAGCTACAAGGCATCCACGGGGCAGGGCACGCGAGCGTGGTCGGCTACTTTGGCCCGAAGCCGCCGGCAGGCGACCCGCCGCACGCCTACCACTTCCAGGTCTTTGCCCTCGATAAAAGGCTGGACCTTCCGCCCGGGTTTACAAAGGCGGCACTGATGAAAGCGATGGAAGGCAGTGTCCTTGGGAGCGGCAGTGTGATCGGCCGGTTTGGGAGGCTCTCCCGAACCGGTGGTTGA
- a CDS encoding nucleotidyltransferase domain-containing protein — protein MVDHLSLAQTLLSRFAIWADERADVRAAALVGSHARGDARPDSDVDLVILAREPAVLLLAPDWCEFFGPVVRLSTEDYGRLLVLRAWYGSGMEVEFGLASPRWATSPDKGTRRVVREGCRVLLYKDSLFAGLL, from the coding sequence GTGGTTGACCATCTCTCCCTGGCGCAGACGCTCCTTTCGCGCTTTGCCATTTGGGCGGACGAGCGGGCCGACGTCCGCGCCGCCGCCCTCGTCGGCTCGCACGCTCGCGGCGATGCCCGGCCAGACTCCGACGTTGACCTCGTTATCTTGGCGAGGGAACCGGCCGTCCTTCTCCTCGCCCCCGACTGGTGCGAGTTTTTCGGTCCTGTGGTGAGGTTGAGTACCGAGGACTACGGTCGTCTTCTTGTCCTGCGGGCTTGGTATGGTTCCGGGATGGAGGTCGAGTTCGGGCTCGCCTCCCCCCGTTGGGCGACGAGCCCGGACAAGGGAACCCGTCGGGTCGTCCGTGAGGGCTGCCGCGTGTTGCTGTACAAGGACTCCCTCTTCGCCGGGCTCCTCTAG
- a CDS encoding DUF899 domain-containing protein: MPSLPHPPIASREEWRAKREELLHREKRHTREADVINAERRRLPMVKLEKDYTFDGPDGKISLRELFEGRRQLIVYHFMFAPDWDKGCSGCTGFINALGRLHALAELDTTFVVVSRAALDKLEKYKGEMGWDVKWFSSGDGDFNYDFHATLDSKRAPVEYNYRNEEELRQHGWDEMEGEMPGASVFFEMDGEVYHTYSVYARGLEGKTDAYALLDLTPYGRQEDFEDSPEGWPQHPTYG, encoded by the coding sequence ATGCCATCGTTACCTCACCCACCAATCGCATCCCGCGAAGAGTGGCGCGCCAAACGCGAGGAGCTTCTCCATCGCGAGAAACGGCACACCCGCGAGGCCGACGTCATCAACGCGGAGCGCCGACGCCTGCCCATGGTGAAGCTGGAGAAGGACTATACGTTCGACGGCCCGGACGGGAAGATAAGCCTGCGCGAGCTCTTCGAGGGCCGGCGGCAACTCATCGTTTACCACTTCATGTTCGCCCCGGACTGGGATAAGGGGTGTTCAGGCTGCACCGGGTTCATAAACGCCCTGGGCCGCCTCCACGCCTTGGCCGAGCTCGACACCACGTTCGTCGTGGTCTCGCGCGCAGCGCTCGATAAGCTGGAGAAGTACAAGGGCGAGATGGGCTGGGACGTCAAGTGGTTCTCGTCCGGGGACGGGGACTTCAATTACGACTTCCATGCGACGTTGGACTCGAAGCGCGCGCCCGTCGAGTACAACTACCGGAACGAGGAAGAGTTGCGCCAGCACGGCTGGGACGAGATGGAGGGCGAGATGCCCGGCGCCAGTGTGTTCTTCGAGATGGATGGCGAGGTCTATCACACGTACTCGGTCTATGCCCGCGGGCTCGAGGGAAAGACGGACGCATATGCCTTGCTCGACCTGACGCCATATGGGCGCCAGGAAGACTTCGAGGATTCCCCCGAAGGCTGGCCCCAGCACCCCACCTACGGCTAG
- a CDS encoding UDP-2,3-diacylglucosamine diphosphatase — MTDPLFAYRSLFISDLHLGSAGCMVDELQAFLESVDCENLYIVGDLIDLYVVMKAGKWRQEHTEVVRSILEKSKEGTRIFYTPGNHDAFLRRLNGSDFGNIRIDHQVVHELADGRRLLVIHGDQFDRSVKFVPLAWIATWVYEGMTVLTGLVNAKRKQAGKEPTDFSGGMKKRLKKYVSRNSGADEALVNLARSMGLQGVICGHTHRPGITLDEEGMLYVNTGDWVEHGTAVAEHDDGRLELIVWNDVRHLYAGPPATVLTRTPVKRRRLFRVRRGRIFGWSSNSTRRSA, encoded by the coding sequence ATGACCGATCCGCTCTTCGCGTACCGCTCACTCTTCATATCGGACCTGCACCTGGGTTCGGCCGGTTGCATGGTGGATGAGCTACAGGCGTTTTTGGAGTCCGTCGACTGCGAGAACCTCTACATCGTGGGCGACTTGATCGACCTTTACGTGGTGATGAAAGCGGGGAAGTGGCGCCAGGAGCACACGGAAGTCGTGCGGTCGATCCTGGAGAAATCGAAGGAGGGCACGCGTATCTTCTACACGCCCGGCAACCACGACGCCTTCCTGCGACGCTTGAACGGGTCCGACTTCGGCAACATCCGCATCGACCACCAAGTGGTGCACGAACTTGCGGACGGGCGGAGGCTGCTTGTGATCCATGGCGACCAGTTCGACCGGTCGGTGAAGTTCGTGCCGCTGGCCTGGATCGCGACCTGGGTCTATGAGGGCATGACGGTGCTGACCGGCCTCGTCAACGCCAAGCGCAAGCAGGCGGGGAAGGAGCCGACGGACTTTAGTGGCGGCATGAAGAAGCGGCTGAAGAAGTACGTCAGCCGCAACAGTGGTGCGGACGAGGCGCTCGTGAACCTGGCTCGGTCGATGGGCCTTCAGGGCGTGATTTGCGGCCATACCCACCGCCCCGGCATCACCCTCGACGAGGAAGGGATGCTGTACGTCAACACGGGCGACTGGGTGGAACACGGGACGGCCGTCGCGGAACATGACGACGGACGGCTCGAGTTGATCGTCTGGAACGACGTGCGCCACCTTTATGCAGGGCCGCCCGCGACTGTGCTCACCCGGACGCCGGTCAAGCGGCGCCGTTTGTTCCGCGTCCGTCGCGGCAGGATCTTTGGATGGTCGTCCAACTCTACGAGGCGCTCGGCCTAA
- a CDS encoding MFS transporter, translating to MAHATSRLENLRNLQVANIDVAFSTAFGTLVGGAFLIGFVRFLGGNDFWVQLTVALPSFMGLAQIPGAAWGRGFPYYQRFITPGGWIWRLLYAPLILLPLLPWPGQVSLLVLAACLLFATLAVQIVGPIYNDWIAELVPANSRGWYFSRRTAISTAVAMAMAFLGGLIVDAFKRNGQEAVGYSALFGLGFVCAIVSMVFFLRMKDTVRPNPVRLGLRESLLLMTRPAKDVNFRRVIWFTVVFMIGATVAGGLYASFAFESLGMSLTQLQITQVAHAVGTVLTARFWGSIADRYGNKPVMAILMAGTILTPGMWLLCFPGDPNRSTMLLTLGHIYNGAVWSGIGVCHLNLMIATSDPVDRPNYLGLVLAVQSLTGGIAPMIGALAMTQLRTGMPAEVAYKVLFVSVMVIRVIGTGFVFPIREEGARALGETLSQLGRFSRRGAAAFRRLSTLGDATGRAEAIATVGTSKFSLAGGEVVKALEDPSPHVRRQAAISIAQMRERETTQALIAFIEEHPELVEEETLEAVGDLRVPTAFPTVARFLQDPRSLLRRQAAKTLGKLGSADAVQPLSAAAMEQGDPDLRRAAIQALRLLGAVEAAPAIADALLDPHPSVRTAAAEAVSELRLKELAPNVRQAIQSGDPATSSELAYALGTIGEKEDTALIGWVAAHAQTLTTRKRCLLALARLYGVEESVYRLVMLDGFSRDSVLMNELRRASSKSPELRRALQLYSAGNESEAISALCEGPDCAVAPLAEVAVEDVFLVAALAYAKAATQGSPPRSFPGHAP from the coding sequence TTGGCGCACGCCACCTCCCGCCTTGAAAACCTGCGTAACCTTCAGGTCGCGAACATCGACGTCGCTTTTTCGACGGCGTTCGGTACCCTCGTCGGCGGGGCGTTTCTCATCGGCTTCGTCCGGTTCTTAGGCGGGAACGACTTTTGGGTGCAGTTGACGGTCGCACTGCCCAGCTTTATGGGCTTGGCCCAGATCCCCGGCGCGGCGTGGGGACGCGGCTTCCCTTACTACCAGCGCTTCATCACGCCCGGGGGCTGGATCTGGAGGCTGCTCTACGCCCCCCTGATCTTGCTCCCGCTTTTGCCATGGCCCGGCCAGGTGAGCCTGTTGGTGTTGGCCGCATGCCTGCTTTTCGCGACCCTCGCCGTCCAGATCGTGGGCCCGATCTACAACGACTGGATCGCAGAGCTCGTCCCCGCGAACAGCCGTGGGTGGTACTTCAGCCGCCGTACGGCGATCTCTACCGCAGTCGCCATGGCCATGGCCTTCTTAGGCGGCCTCATCGTGGACGCCTTCAAGCGGAACGGACAAGAGGCAGTGGGCTACTCCGCCCTGTTCGGGCTCGGGTTTGTCTGCGCCATCGTCAGCATGGTGTTCTTCCTGCGGATGAAGGACACGGTGCGGCCGAACCCGGTGCGCCTTGGGCTGCGCGAGAGCCTGCTCTTGATGACCCGCCCCGCCAAGGACGTGAACTTCCGCCGGGTGATCTGGTTCACGGTGGTCTTCATGATCGGGGCGACGGTGGCGGGCGGCCTCTACGCCTCCTTCGCGTTCGAATCGCTCGGGATGAGCCTGACGCAGCTCCAGATCACCCAGGTGGCGCACGCCGTCGGCACCGTGCTCACCGCCCGCTTCTGGGGGTCGATCGCGGACCGCTATGGCAACAAGCCGGTCATGGCGATCCTGATGGCGGGCACGATCCTCACGCCCGGAATGTGGCTGCTCTGCTTCCCGGGCGACCCCAACCGGAGCACGATGCTCCTCACCCTCGGCCACATCTACAACGGGGCCGTTTGGTCGGGCATCGGAGTCTGCCACCTGAACCTGATGATCGCCACCAGCGACCCGGTAGACCGGCCGAACTACCTCGGCCTCGTGCTCGCGGTGCAATCGCTCACGGGCGGTATCGCGCCCATGATCGGGGCGCTGGCCATGACCCAACTCCGCACGGGCATGCCCGCGGAGGTCGCTTACAAAGTCCTGTTCGTCTCCGTCATGGTGATCCGCGTCATCGGGACCGGCTTTGTCTTCCCCATCCGGGAGGAGGGCGCCCGCGCGCTGGGAGAGACCCTGTCCCAATTGGGGCGGTTCAGTCGGCGCGGAGCGGCCGCCTTCCGGCGGCTCTCGACGCTCGGCGACGCGACCGGCCGGGCCGAAGCCATCGCCACCGTCGGCACCAGCAAGTTCTCGCTGGCCGGTGGAGAGGTGGTGAAGGCGCTGGAGGACCCCTCGCCCCATGTCCGTCGCCAGGCCGCCATCTCCATCGCCCAAATGCGCGAACGGGAGACCACCCAGGCGTTGATTGCCTTCATTGAAGAGCACCCTGAACTGGTCGAGGAAGAGACCTTGGAAGCGGTGGGCGACCTGCGCGTGCCGACGGCCTTCCCGACCGTCGCCCGGTTCTTGCAAGACCCGCGATCGCTGCTGCGCCGCCAAGCGGCGAAGACGCTGGGCAAGCTCGGCTCGGCCGACGCGGTGCAGCCGCTCTCCGCAGCGGCGATGGAGCAGGGCGACCCCGACCTGCGCCGTGCCGCAATCCAGGCCTTGCGCCTTCTCGGCGCGGTCGAAGCGGCCCCCGCCATCGCAGACGCGCTGCTCGACCCCCACCCGAGCGTCCGCACCGCGGCCGCCGAAGCCGTGAGCGAATTGCGACTTAAGGAGCTGGCCCCCAACGTGCGCCAAGCGATCCAGAGCGGCGATCCCGCGACCTCGAGCGAGTTGGCTTACGCCCTCGGAACGATCGGCGAGAAGGAAGACACCGCCCTCATCGGGTGGGTCGCGGCCCACGCTCAAACCCTCACCACGCGCAAGCGCTGCCTCCTCGCCCTCGCCCGCCTCTATGGGGTCGAGGAAAGCGTCTACCGGCTCGTCATGCTGGATGGGTTCTCGCGCGATTCGGTCCTGATGAACGAGCTGCGCCGCGCCAGTTCGAAGAGCCCGGAACTGCGCCGAGCCCTCCAACTCTATTCGGCCGGCAACGAGTCCGAGGCCATCTCGGCCCTCTGCGAGGGTCCCGACTGCGCTGTCGCCCCGTTAGCGGAGGTCGCCGTCGAAGACGTGTTCCTCGTGGCGGCGCTCGCCTATGCGAAGGCGGCGACACAAGGGAGCCCGCCGCGAAGCTTTCCAGGCCACGCCCCCTAG
- a CDS encoding aminopeptidase P family protein, with the protein MSNLERLQARLRDQGVAALLVSDLANVQWLSDFSGSSGFVIVTPTDARFLTDSRYTIQAGEEVKNMRVESFASPKKSSEFIAENAQAMGIQELGFETSCIYATWEDWTKAMTGLRLVPTKDVLKPLRMVKTEDEVAKIRRAIGLTEACINHVRRAIQPGVTEFDLGLEIEFYFRKNGAEVGFSPIVASGPNSARPHAHPSDRKIEKGDFVTLDLGCRLEGYCSDITRTFVVGEASDRHREVYDQVLLALERSTQALLPGRQAKDVDGVAREVLKEKGLDGYFGHGLGHGLGRAVHDLGQLGPRSEDEIEAGQVWTVEPGVYIEGFGGVRIEDDVLVTPNGPEVLTSYPKELTIVG; encoded by the coding sequence ATGAGCAACCTAGAACGCCTGCAGGCCCGCCTCCGCGACCAAGGGGTCGCCGCCCTCCTCGTCAGTGATCTGGCGAACGTCCAGTGGCTTTCCGACTTCTCCGGCTCTTCGGGATTCGTCATCGTCACCCCGACAGACGCCCGCTTCCTCACCGACAGCCGCTATACGATCCAGGCTGGCGAAGAGGTCAAGAACATGCGGGTCGAATCCTTCGCGAGCCCCAAGAAGTCCTCCGAATTCATCGCCGAGAACGCCCAGGCTATGGGCATCCAGGAACTCGGCTTTGAGACCTCGTGCATCTATGCGACCTGGGAAGACTGGACGAAGGCCATGACGGGGTTGCGACTCGTCCCGACCAAGGACGTGCTCAAGCCGCTCCGCATGGTGAAGACCGAGGACGAAGTCGCGAAGATCCGGCGCGCGATCGGCCTTACGGAAGCCTGCATCAACCACGTGCGCCGCGCCATCCAGCCGGGCGTGACGGAGTTCGACCTGGGTCTGGAGATCGAGTTCTACTTCCGCAAGAACGGGGCGGAGGTTGGGTTCTCGCCCATCGTCGCGAGCGGACCGAACAGCGCGCGGCCCCACGCCCATCCCTCCGACCGCAAGATCGAGAAAGGGGACTTCGTCACCCTCGACCTCGGTTGTCGGCTGGAGGGCTATTGCAGCGACATCACCCGGACGTTCGTGGTGGGAGAGGCTTCCGACCGGCACCGCGAGGTCTATGACCAGGTGCTGCTCGCCTTGGAAAGATCGACCCAGGCACTCCTGCCGGGAAGGCAGGCCAAGGACGTGGACGGCGTCGCCCGCGAGGTGCTGAAGGAGAAGGGGCTCGACGGCTATTTCGGCCACGGGCTGGGTCACGGCCTCGGCCGCGCGGTCCACGATCTGGGTCAACTGGGCCCCCGTTCGGAAGACGAGATCGAAGCGGGGCAGGTCTGGACGGTCGAGCCTGGCGTCTACATCGAAGGGTTTGGAGGCGTGCGCATCGAAGACGACGTGCTCGTGACTCCGAACGGGCCGGAGGTGCTGACATCGTATCCGAAAGAGCTGACGATCGTGGGTTGA
- the aroQ gene encoding type II 3-dehydroquinate dehydratase encodes MAGEQKKVLVLHGPNINLTGFREPELYGKKPLAEIDEDILKAAAQMDIEVRTLQSNHEGVLIDAIQEHRRWANAIVINPGGLTHYSIALRDALVSVRLPVIEVHMTNVDAREDFRRHSVVAPICLGTITGFGSNGYILALRALATAETGSI; translated from the coding sequence ATGGCGGGTGAACAGAAGAAGGTGCTCGTGCTTCACGGGCCGAACATCAACCTCACGGGATTCCGTGAGCCCGAGCTCTACGGCAAGAAGCCGCTGGCGGAGATCGACGAGGACATCCTCAAGGCTGCGGCGCAGATGGACATCGAGGTGCGCACGCTGCAGAGCAACCACGAGGGAGTCCTCATCGACGCGATCCAGGAACACCGCCGCTGGGCCAACGCGATCGTGATCAACCCGGGCGGGCTTACCCACTACTCCATCGCCCTCCGCGACGCTCTAGTCAGCGTCCGCCTGCCCGTGATCGAGGTACACATGACGAACGTGGACGCGCGCGAAGACTTTCGCCGCCATTCCGTGGTCGCCCCCATCTGCCTGGGCACGATCACCGGCTTCGGCAGCAACGGGTACATCCTCGCCCTGAGGGCCCTGGCCACCGCCGAGACCGGCTCCATCTGA
- a CDS encoding glycosyltransferase family 4 protein has product MRFTVAIDARLATRTMTGDTSYWRGLIGGLRRIGFVSQALLVSNAPKPVGIPALEDFAWLHVPGGSERWWSLVRFPLAARKAAKALHTQYFLSPMAGRAGMTTIHDVSFFVDPAWFSARDGALLRKGLPGSVRRAAKVFTVSETSRGEIERYLPGAAGKTAVTPNALRDDWPRLTRLEAEEILRPLGLPEQYLLSVGTRWPRKNMALAAEAAKVAQIPLVLTGKAWGSPEPDGAIFTGYVDDLTLAALYRRATLYLAPSCHEGFGIPLLEAFASECPVLCSRGGALPEVAGGAAEVCPSFEPADWARAVTGLLADSSKLAAMRERGAARVKDFDWADSARVAADAYREVAG; this is encoded by the coding sequence ATGCGCTTCACCGTCGCGATAGACGCCCGCCTGGCCACCCGCACCATGACTGGGGACACCAGTTATTGGCGCGGTTTGATCGGCGGGTTGCGCCGAATCGGCTTCGTTTCGCAGGCCCTGCTCGTTTCAAACGCTCCGAAGCCTGTCGGGATTCCCGCCCTGGAAGATTTCGCCTGGCTCCATGTGCCGGGAGGCAGCGAGCGGTGGTGGAGCCTCGTCCGGTTCCCCTTGGCCGCCCGCAAGGCGGCGAAGGCGCTGCACACCCAGTACTTTCTCTCGCCGATGGCGGGTCGGGCAGGGATGACGACCATCCACGACGTCTCGTTCTTCGTCGATCCCGCATGGTTCTCCGCCCGCGACGGCGCCCTGCTCCGCAAGGGTTTGCCCGGTTCCGTGCGGCGAGCGGCCAAGGTCTTCACCGTCTCGGAGACCAGCCGGGGGGAGATCGAGCGCTATCTGCCGGGCGCGGCCGGCAAAACGGCGGTGACCCCCAACGCGCTCCGCGACGACTGGCCCCGACTGACTCGGCTCGAAGCAGAGGAAATCCTCCGGCCCCTGGGCCTGCCCGAGCAGTACCTGCTGAGCGTCGGGACCCGTTGGCCAAGGAAGAACATGGCCCTGGCGGCAGAGGCGGCGAAGGTGGCCCAAATCCCCCTTGTCCTGACCGGCAAGGCTTGGGGCAGCCCCGAGCCGGACGGGGCGATCTTCACCGGATATGTGGACGACCTCACGCTCGCAGCGCTCTACCGGCGGGCCACGCTTTACCTCGCGCCATCCTGCCATGAAGGGTTTGGAATTCCTCTGCTAGAGGCGTTCGCCAGCGAGTGCCCCGTGCTTTGTTCACGCGGTGGGGCGTTGCCGGAGGTGGCGGGAGGGGCGGCCGAGGTCTGCCCCAGCTTCGAACCTGCGGACTGGGCACGCGCCGTCACCGGGCTCTTGGCCGATTCGAGTAAATTAGCTGCGATGCGAGAGCGGGGGGCGGCCCGGGTCAAGGATTTCGACTGGGCAGATTCGGCGCGGGTCGCGGCGGACGCGTATCGCGAGGTGGCCGGTTGA